One part of the Ochrobactrum quorumnocens genome encodes these proteins:
- a CDS encoding response regulator transcription factor produces the protein MNDPKPKILVVDDEPPIRKLLRVGLTSEGYAVVEATNAREASALLDSEKPDLVLLDLGLPDTDGHELLRLWREQGLTLPILILSSRTDEVGIVRALETGADDYVTKPFGMKELTARTRVALRHKLHQQGEKPVFQSNGLSVDLVRRIVKLDETEIKLSPKEYEILRLLVQHAGKVLTHQYILSHVWGPAADVQYLRIYVRQLRQKIEKSPDQPHYILTETGVGYRLREADAIAV, from the coding sequence ATGAACGACCCTAAGCCCAAAATTCTGGTGGTCGATGACGAGCCACCCATTCGCAAATTGCTGCGGGTTGGGCTTACGAGCGAAGGTTACGCTGTCGTTGAAGCGACCAACGCGCGTGAAGCATCGGCACTTCTGGACAGCGAAAAGCCTGATCTTGTGCTGCTTGATCTTGGCCTGCCGGATACGGATGGCCATGAGCTTCTGCGTTTGTGGCGCGAACAGGGGCTGACGCTGCCAATCCTCATTCTTTCAAGTCGCACCGATGAGGTAGGCATCGTGCGGGCGCTCGAAACTGGGGCCGACGATTATGTCACCAAGCCTTTCGGCATGAAGGAACTGACAGCGAGAACGCGTGTTGCTCTGCGCCACAAGTTGCATCAGCAGGGCGAGAAACCGGTGTTTCAAAGCAATGGTCTGTCGGTCGATCTGGTCAGGCGCATCGTCAAACTGGATGAGACAGAGATAAAGCTCTCACCAAAGGAATATGAAATCCTGCGCCTGCTCGTGCAGCACGCAGGCAAGGTGCTGACGCATCAATATATTCTAAGTCATGTCTGGGGACCGGCAGCCGATGTGCAATATCTGCGCATCTATGTCCGCCAGCTGCGTCAGAAGATCGAGAAATCTCCCGATCAACCACATTACATTCTGACGGAAACAGGCGTCGGCTATCGTCTGCGCGAAGCCGACGCAATAGCAGTCTGA